The following proteins are encoded in a genomic region of Labeo rohita strain BAU-BD-2019 chromosome 5, IGBB_LRoh.1.0, whole genome shotgun sequence:
- the zgc:193711 gene encoding uncharacterized protein zgc:193711, which translates to MGSSVTKAMNKWRINPRKLSQKRAKGKDPPVVPPHQHTAHVDAHVYDLVSDEPQYAQVNKKRKQNDDGLHYAEIQVLQHENANSRKFKQTPNYDSTEYATIVTSTMNTQTSTEPADLFIPPGELQRPNMSFSHKRNVHSKRAVMA; encoded by the exons ATGGGAAGCAGTGTAACCAAAGCAATGAATAA ATGGCGAATAAATCCAAGAAAACTTTCACAAAAACGGGCAAAAGGAAAag ATCCACCTGTGGTTCCTCCACATCAG catACAGCACATGTTGATGCTCATGTGTATGACCTCGTGTCGGACGAACCACAGTATGCCCAAGTGAATAAAAAACGGAAGCAGAACGATGATGGTTTACACTACGCAGAGATTCAAGTCCTACAGCATGAAAATGCGAACAGCAGAAAATTTAAACAGACTCCAAACTATGACAGCACAGAGTATGCAACCATAGTTACCTCTACTATGAATACACAGACGTCAACTGAACCTGCAGATTTATTCATCCCACCTGGAGAACTACAGAGACCAAATATGAGCTTTTCCCACAAGAGGAATGTCCACTCAAAGCGAGCAGTCATGGCGtga
- the hspb2 gene encoding heat shock protein beta-2, which translates to MADRTVPHAYPMSMDYEMCSPPRIYDQNFAEALSPKDLLAPVLYHGYYIRPRINKQLERGYSQVESEDDWYRVLLDVCQFTPDEISVRTVDNLLEVTGRHAQRMDQHGFVSREFTRTYILPMGVDPLLVQVSLSHDGILCIQAPRKTEDLEPKINKLKIKVDKKESES; encoded by the exons ATGGCTGACCGCACCGTTCCTCACGCCTACCCAATGAGTATGGATTACGAGATGTGTTCTCCCCCTCGAATCTATGATCAGAACTTTGCAGAAG CACTGAGTCCCAAGGACCTTTTGGCCCCTGTCCTATACCATGGTTATTACATCCGTCCCCGCATCAACAAGCAGCTTGAGCGGGGCTACTCTCAGGTAGAAAGTGAAGATGACTGGTATCGAGTTTTGCTGGACGTGTGCCAGTTCACACCGGATGAGATCAGTGTGCGAACAGTGGACAACCTTTTGGAGGTCACTGGGCGGCACGCTCAGAGAATGGACCAGCATGGCTTTGTGAGTCGTGAGTTTACCCGCACCTATATCTTGCCCATGGGTGTGGATCCACTGCTGGTGCAGGTGTCTCTCTCACATGATGGGATACTTTGTATCCAGGCTCCACGAAAAACTGAGGACCTGGAGCCTAAAATCAATAAGCTTAAGATTAAAGTGGACAAGAAGGAAAGCGAAAGTTAA